A single genomic interval of Spinacia oleracea cultivar Varoflay chromosome 6, BTI_SOV_V1, whole genome shotgun sequence harbors:
- the LOC110800490 gene encoding UDP-glycosyltransferase 86A1 translates to MDLGKEMSLKGYFNNEDEGEGDSFNGNDDGSNESLTNFIFDKHLFLGSSLRHDPIDYIPGITSIKRTDLTSYLQEEDLTTLHHQCIFQSMDDSKQADFILANTVQELEAHSITAIEAQIPFYAIGPLFSPGFTKSPVATSLWAESYCIQWLDSRPPGSVLYVSFGSYAHISKHELEEIANGIKLSGVNFICVIRPDMVSSDDLDPLPFGFRDEVCDRGMIVTWTCQVEVLSHRAIGGFLTHCGWNSTLESIWCEVPLLCFPLLTDQFTNRKLIVNDWKIGHNLCEEKPVKREEVTRKVKDLIGGSMGFELKNNIKEIKRVLENAMRARGSSKQNVENFIEKLST, encoded by the exons ATGGATTTGGGTAAGGAGATGAGCTTGAAGGGTTATTTTAACAA TGAGGATGAAGGTGAGGGTGACAGTTTTAACGGCAATGATGATGGTTCCAATGAAT cattaaccaattttatttttgacaaaCACCTTTTTTTAGGATCAAGTTTGCGCCACGATCCTATAGACTATATACCTGGAATAACTTCGATTAAACGTACGGATTTGACATCATATCTTCAAGAAGAGGACTTGACAACTTTGCACCACCAATGCATCTTCCAATCAATGGATGATTCTAAACAAGCCGATTTTATCCTAGCTAACACAGTCCAAGAGCTTGAAGCCCATTCTATTACAGCCATTGAGGCCCAAATCCCATTTTATGCTATTGGGCCACTATTTTCACCAGGCTTCACTAAAAGCCCAGTGGCAACTAGTTTATGGGCCGAATCGTACTGCATCCAGTGGCTAGACTCAAGACCTCCTGGCTCAGTTTTGTATGTATCATTTGGTAGCTATGCACATATTAGCAAACATGAACTTGAAGAGATAGCTAATGGAATCAAGCTAAGTGGGGTTAACTTTATTTGTGTTATCCGACCCGATATGGTGAGTTCCGATGATCTAGACCCACTTCCATTTGGGTTTCGGGACGAGGTTTGTGACCGGGGGATGATTGTGACGTGGACATGTCAGGTAGAGGTGTTATCTCATCGTGCAATTGGAGGTTTCTTAACGCATTGTGGTTGGAACTCGACTTTAGAAAGTATATGGTGTGAAGTTCCTTTACTGTGCTTTCCCTTGTTGACCGATCAATTTACCAACCGTAAACTAATTGTGAATGATTGGAAAATTGGGCATAACCTTTGTGAGGAGAAACCCGTGAAAAGGGAGGAGGTAACGCGAAAGGTAAAGGATTTAATAGGTGGATCCATGGGGTTTGAGCTCAAGAATAACATCAAGGAAATCAAACGAGTACTAGAGAATGCAATGAGAGCAAGAGGATCTTCAAAGCAAAATGTCGAAAACTTCATTGAGAAATTGAGCACTTGA